Within bacterium, the genomic segment CTGCGCGAAGCGCTGGCGGCCCTCGAGGCCGAATTGCCCGCCGCCCGGGCCCGGCTCGCCGAACGCGAGACGGAGCGCGCGCGGATCGAGACGCGCCTCGCGCGCGCGGGCGAGGACGCCCAGGCCGTCGCCGACGAGATCGCCCTCCAGCAACGGCAGTCCGCCGCGTTCGCCGCGGCCCTCGCGGCCGCGGAGGCGGGCCTCGCGCAGCTCGGCGAGGCGCAGCCGGCCCAGTCCCTGGACCTGGCCGCCCTCGAGGTGGAGGTGGCGCGTCTGGAGCGCGAGCGCGACAGCGCGCGCGCCCGCGGCGACGAGCGCCGCCTGGAGATGACGGCCACCCGCGGCCGGCGCGAGAATCTGCGCCTGCGCGAGGAGAACCTCGAGCGCAACTTGGCGGGCCAGTGGTCGCGCCGCGAGAGCGGCGAGACCGGCGCCGCCACCAGCCGCGGCCAGGTGACGAACCTGCGCGAGCAGGCCCAGAGCCTCCGGGAGGGCCTCAGCGCGGAGCGCCGCGCGCTCGAAGTCCAGCGCGGCGACGCCGCTGCCCTGCTCGCCGAGATCGGCGCCCTGCGCGATGCGCTGGGCGAGCGGCAGGCGGAGCTGCGCCGCCTGCGCGAGGCGCAGCGCGAGAGCGAGCAGGCCGCCCACGCCCTGGACATCGAGATCAGCACCCTGCGCGTGAAGATGGAGGACCTGCAGGCGCGAGTTCGCGAGGAGCTGGGCGCCGAGCTGGATCCGGCCGCCGACCCGGCCGCCGACGGGGGCTACCGCCCGGCGGTGGAACAGAGCGTCGCGGAGGCTGTCGCCGCGCTCAAGGAGAAGCTCGCGCGCCTGGGCGTGGTCAATCTGCTCGCGCTGGAGGAGTACACGGAGAAGAACGCGCGCTACGAGTTCCTGCTCGCCCAGCAGGCGGACCTGCTCGCCGCGCGCGCGCAGCTGCTGGAGACCATCCGCACGATCAACGCCGAGGCCAAGCAGCGCTTCGCCGAGAGCTTCCGCGCGATCCGCGCGAACTTCATCGAGATCTTCTGCACGCTGTTCGACGGCGGCGAGGCGGACCTCGCCTTCACCATCGATCCCGAGGATCCGCTCGAGGGCGAGATCGTCGTCACCGCCAAGCCGCGCGAGAAGAACATCAGCACGGTACAGCTGCTCTCCAGCGGCGAGAAGACGCTCACCGCGCTCGCCCTGCTCTTCGCCGTCTACCTCAGCCAGCCCAGCCCCTTCTGCGTCTTCGACGAAGTGGATGCGCCGCTGGACGACGCCAACATCGCGCGCTTCACCAAGCTCGTGCGCGAGTTCAGCGCCCGCACGCAGTTCGTGATCATCACGCACAACAAGCGGACGATGGAAGTGGCCGGCCATCTCTACGGCGTGACGATGGAGGAGAGCGGCGTCTCCAAGCTGGTGAGCGTGGCGCTCGAGGACGTGCCGGACGACTTCGGCGCCCAGGCGGCGGCCGCCTCGTGAACCTCTTCGCGAAGCTGAAGGCCGGCCTCGGCAAGACCCGCAGCCAGCTCGTGGGGCGCGTCGAGACGCTCTTCGCGGGCGGCGGCCGCGCCGAGCTAGCGCCGGCCGTTTTCGAAGCGCTCGAGGAGCTGCTCATCGAGGCCGACCTCGGCGCGGAGCTCGCGGTCGACGTCGCCGAGCGCGCGCGGCAGCAACTGACAGCGGGCGGCGTCCGCGGGGACGACTTCGAGGCCGTGCTCGGCCTGCTGCGCGAGGCGATCGACGCGGAGCTGGCGGCCGGCCAGACGCCGGAGGCGCCCTGGGCGGCCGGGCCGCGCGTCGTCCTGCTGGTCGGCGTCAACGGCGTCGGCAAGACGACGAGCGCGGCCAAGCTGGCCTGGCAGCACCAGCAGGCCGGGCGCAAGGTGCTGCTCGCGGCGGCGGACACCTTCCGCGCCGCGGCGGGCGATCAGCTCGCGATCTGGGCCGAGCGCCTGGGCTGCGACATCGTGCGCCACGGGCCGGGCGCTGATCCGGCGGCCGTCGCCCACGACGCGATCGCTGCCGCCAAGGCGCGCGGGGTGGACGTCGTCATCGTCGACACGGCCGGGCGCCTGCACAACAAGGCGCACCTGATGGCCGAGCTGGCCAAGATCCGCCGCGTGATCGGCCGCGAGGTGGCGGGCGCGCCGCAGGAGGTGCTGCTCGTCATCGACGCCAACACGGGCCAGAACGCGATCCAGCAGTCGCGCGTCTTCAAGGAGGCGACGGAGGTGACGGGCATCGTGCTCGCCAAGCTCGACGGCACGGCCAAGGGCGGCGTCGTGCTGGCGATCGGCCGCGAGCTGGGCATCCCCGTGCGCTGGGTGGGTCTCGGCGAGACGCTCGCGGACCTGGCGCCCTTCGATCCGGCGGCCTTCAGCGCCGCGCTGCTGGCGAGGGATTGACGTGGCCGGCTGGCGCGGCGCGAGCAGCCGGCGCGAGGCGCTCTTCGCCCTGTTGCTCGCCGCGCTGACGCTGGCGCTCTACCGCGCGGCCTTCGGCGTCTTCTTCAGCACCGACGATCTGCTCTTCCTGCTGCGCGCCGACGGGCAGGTGCCCTGGGGCATGGGCACGCGCCGCCTGCTCTCGGTGCGGGTCTTCTTCAGCGCCGGCTGGCAGCTCTTCGGCGAGCGGCCGGCGCTCTTCCATCTCGCAATCCTGCTCCTGCACGCGGCGAACGCCTGGCTGCTCGCGCGGCTCGCGGGGCGGCTCGGCCTGGGCGAGACGGGCGGCTGGTTGGCGGCGCTCCTCTTCGTCTTCTCGCCGGTCGCCTTCACCTGCCTGCACTGGATCAGCGGCGTGCAGGACGTGCTGATGGCCAGCTTCGCGATCGCGGCCGTCTGGGTCTGGCTGCGGCCGGGGCGGCTCGCCGAGCCGCTCGCGCTGCTGCTCTACCTTTGCGCGCTGCTCAGCAAGGAGGCGGCCTACCTGCTGCCGATCGCGGCGCTCGTCTTGCCGGGGAGCGCTCTGCCCGGTGCGCCGGCCGGCCGGCGTGCGCGGCGGCTGCGCGCGCTCCTCGCCCTCGCGCCGGGGCTCGTCCTCCTCTACACGGGCGGCGCGCTGACGCCGCGCCCGGCGGGGGATCCCTACGCGGCGGCCTACGGCGCGAACATCCTCTGGAACGCCCTCACCTACAGCGCCTGGCTGCTGCGCCTCTGGACGCCCTTCCCCGATCAGGTGCCGCAGTACGAGCCCTCGCTCTGGCGCTGGGGGCTGGTCCTGCCCCTCGCGCTCGGTCTACTCGCTGTCTGGCGCCCGCGCTGGCGCGCCGCAGTCGGTGCCGCCGCGCTCGTGGCCCTCGTCCTGGTCGCGCCGGTCCTGCCGCTCGTGCGGCACAGCTACCTCTACTACCTCTACCTGCCACTCGCGCCGCTCTGGCTGCTGGCGGCCGCGGGGCTCGCGCGGCTGCCCCTGCCCTCGCCGCGCTGGGCGCTCCTGGCGCCGCTCCTCCTGGCCGCGCTCTGCGCCTGGCGCCTCGAGGCGCGCACGGCGATGACCCTCGAGGGCAAGCTGCAGGCCGATCCGATGCTGCGCTACGGCGCGCTCGTCGAGGCGGCCGTGCGCGAGCTGCGCGCCGAGCCGACGCCGCCCCAGGGGGAGGTGCTCGCGATCGCGCCCTTCGTCGGCGAGGCGGTGGACCTCGCGGCCGGCCTGCGCGCGACCCCCGGCGCGCGGCGCGTGCAGTTCCTGCCCGTCGACAAGGCGCTCTACCAGGGCGCGGCCGTGCCGCTCTTCTTCCCGGCGGTGACCAGCTTCCGCGTGCTCAGCGCGCTGCCCGGCGTCGAGCCGGGCGCCGATCCCGCCTGGCAGCGCAGCGAACTCTACCTGCTCTCGGGTCTCACCGACTTCCGCTACCTGGGCCGCGGCGAGGTCGGGCGGCGGGAGCTGACGCGGGTGCTCTTCCAGCAGCGCTACCTGCGCGAGGCGATCCGCGAAGTGGAGGTGCTGCAGGCCCTGCATCCCGACGATCCCGATCTCCTCTACGATCGCGGCGTACTGGCCCTGGTCACGGGAGACGCGGCGGGCGCGGAAGCGATCCGCGCGCGGCTCGCGGCGCTCGCGGCCGCGGCGCCGGACCGGGCGGGGCAGGCGCTGCGGGACTTCGAGGCGGCGCTGGCGCGCGCGGCGTCCGCCGCGGCGGACAGGGCGGCCGGGTCAGCGCGCTAGCGCCAGCGCACGGCCTGGCGGTCGTAGTCCGTCTTGATGCGGTAGGCGTCCAGCGGCGCGCTCTCGGGCAGGGGCTTCACGCGCAGCATCTCG encodes:
- the ftsY gene encoding signal recognition particle-docking protein FtsY codes for the protein MNLFAKLKAGLGKTRSQLVGRVETLFAGGGRAELAPAVFEALEELLIEADLGAELAVDVAERARQQLTAGGVRGDDFEAVLGLLREAIDAELAAGQTPEAPWAAGPRVVLLVGVNGVGKTTSAAKLAWQHQQAGRKVLLAAADTFRAAAGDQLAIWAERLGCDIVRHGPGADPAAVAHDAIAAAKARGVDVVIVDTAGRLHNKAHLMAELAKIRRVIGREVAGAPQEVLLVIDANTGQNAIQQSRVFKEATEVTGIVLAKLDGTAKGGVVLAIGRELGIPVRWVGLGETLADLAPFDPAAFSAALLARD